GTGTCGTTTCATCGCCAACTAGTCTTTCTGACATCAACAACTTAACCGAATGTATCTGGTTTGTGGAAGCCGATCAAAGCGATAAAGGaatctttttgaaaagaaatcgcAGCACGAATATCACAACTAGTGATGGACAAGAACAACTCATCATGACAGTGAGTATCCTTTTCTGAATGTGTTCATCAATTTGAAGACTACATTATTTTAATCATCTCCTATTTTTGCGCAACCCGTAAAAGGTATACGACGGTTGGAACTCGACAGGGCAGGTGTTGTACGACGGAAAAGTTTCATCTAGCCATTCGACTAGTGAAATCTTGTATTCGATTAGCCACAAAGTGATGATCAAATTTACGCGGCCGACATCATACACTTCAGCGAATACAGCCCACTGGGATGTCGCCACCGTAAGAAAACATCACACATCTCTAAATCTATTTATCGTTCAATATTCTATTCATACCTTGTCAATCACTGATAAATTTTAGATATCAATGGGCAAGGAGGAAGTTATGGGGACAACTGGGAAAATTGAAAGTCCAAACTATCCAGCGGCTTATCCAAATTCGTACGATTACCGCTGGAATATCATCACTTCACCGggaacaaaaattcaacttctatttgccttttttaaaactcaaGAGATGTTCGACTTTGTCCTGGTGCGCGAGCTAcgtttctttctaaaaattttaaacttgaaaaatttatgattGTCTCGTCATATTATTTGTGTAGGTGTACGACGGGTCTACAGTGAATTCACGGCTGCTTCTCGAGAAATCCGGATATGAATCGATGCCTTTCACCATCACCTCCTCGTCGAATGAATTACTCGTCAGATTTACATCGGACGATGACGTCACATTCCCAGGATTTCTGGCGGTGCACTCAGcagtttaaataattttagtttATTCCGGGGGGAGTCAGTGGGGGAGGACTTAATTTTAAtagaatcttaaaaaaaaaaaacgggaaatttgaatcgtTTAGTATTAATTTTGATGTCGGTTCATTTTCGAGACggtagacttttttttttttttgccgaggccacttgaaaaatgaactaTTCGATTAAATATGGCAATGAGTCTTTTCTtgtaataaatagaaaaaaaaatcaattcgatCGGGAATGTATAGTATACATTATCTGTCTAgtaaatttgatgaaaaacaaaGGCAAAACCGACCACCCCTTGGCATTCATTTGTGTCCTGTGTACGCTACTATTTGTTAGCCGTTTAATAGGTAGCGTGTGATTCAccatcattttaaaacaaggtaaaatgatttttaagaTATTTATCGTGATTTATTCGACTGTCTGTCAATCATGcgtcaaatatcaaatttaCATGCAGGACTGATAATAATACGGATTTGTTGTTTCAGGTGAATAGTAACTGTAAGACGAAGAAAACGGATCAGGAACAGTGTTGGAATAAAAAGTCGAATTTGTCAAAGAAGTTGGATAGAAAGGAGGAGAGTATTCCCAGTTTTTCCAGTAGTAGGAGGAATAGTCTTGTTGCTGAGGTTGCTGATGCGTTCCATCCGAATTATTGTAGTTGGACTGGGGACTAACGACGTCTTGTGGACAGCTGGAAGGAAGCCATTCGGATTGAAGTGGAGAGGACGATGATGATCCGGACGTCGAGTAGTTGATTGGTTCCACGGGGGCTGGAACTACCGGTGGATGAGAATAGAATCCAGGAGTTGGAAGGACTTGAGTGGAGTCGTAAGTATctgcaaatttaaaacaaaagacgaaaGTTAAATCAATCccataattctttttaattcaatagAAACTTATACCTTGTTGACGTTGACGATAAACGTAAGGCGGTGATCGACGATGTTGGCGATTTGTTTCGCGAGTTGA
The sequence above is drawn from the Daphnia pulicaria isolate SC F1-1A chromosome 1, SC_F0-13Bv2, whole genome shotgun sequence genome and encodes:
- the LOC124332898 gene encoding homeobox protein SEBOX-like gives rise to the protein MYTYDCYPVVSTSKSSSGSGRQRHFYDEVQLELLEAEFTRDPFPNREGRRHIAQLIGVSEKSIMWWFQNRRRRARQLGSSRAATSTRETNRQHRRSPPYVYRQRQQDTYDSTQVLPTPGFYSHPPVVPAPVEPINYSTSGSSSSSPLQSEWLPSSCPQDVVSPQSNYNNSDGTHQQPQQQDYSSYYWKNWEYSPPFYPTSLTNSTFYSNTVPDPFSSSYSYYSPETTNPYYYQSCM